From Myxococcales bacterium, a single genomic window includes:
- a CDS encoding wax ester/triacylglycerol synthase family O-acyltransferase — translation MSHWERLSALDVSFLYAESPTAHMHVGSLLFFEDIGLTEAEIFDHIARRLHHVPRFRKKVRWVPGGLHRPVWVDDPHFDLRFHVRWTGLPKPRGEREALALMGRVMSHNLDRRKPLWEMWVFDLEDGRRGIIQKTHHCLIDGASGVDLGTVLLDFAADAPPPEAEPWSPEPEPSDAELTRDALLDLSERPRQLRAVARRVMDKLEGSEPLADKARDILDGIKSFGRAATELMPMTSLNASIGPHRRYDVVRLELADVKAVRRRFECTVNDVVLCLVTSALRTLLISRRENVEGLVMKAMVPVSVRDASQARTWGNKVSMMAAELPVGEPDPRACIVILRDRMADLKRSGQAVGADFWVRLGEYAPPTLLSLAGRALALQRMVNLVVTNVPGPQFPLYLRGARMLEAFPYVPVFAQNPLSVAVLSYDGALGFGLTGDWDRLPDLAVFSEGIHQALAELMSDAPDLAASSSSPAPEKAVGAKPKKKRRPLSKKKAAASAARER, via the coding sequence ATGAGCCACTGGGAACGCCTCTCCGCCCTCGACGTATCGTTTCTGTACGCCGAGAGCCCGACCGCCCACATGCACGTGGGTTCGCTCTTGTTCTTCGAGGACATTGGCCTGACCGAGGCCGAGATCTTCGACCACATCGCCCGCCGCTTGCACCACGTGCCGCGGTTCCGGAAGAAGGTGCGCTGGGTGCCGGGCGGGCTGCATCGCCCGGTCTGGGTCGACGATCCACACTTCGACCTGCGCTTCCACGTGCGCTGGACCGGCCTGCCCAAACCCCGCGGCGAGCGCGAGGCTCTCGCCCTGATGGGGCGCGTGATGAGCCACAACCTCGATCGACGGAAGCCCCTGTGGGAGATGTGGGTGTTCGATCTGGAGGACGGGCGCCGGGGCATCATCCAGAAGACGCACCACTGCCTGATTGACGGCGCCAGCGGCGTCGACCTCGGCACGGTGCTCCTGGATTTTGCGGCGGACGCGCCGCCGCCCGAGGCCGAGCCCTGGAGTCCCGAGCCGGAGCCCAGCGACGCGGAGCTGACCCGCGACGCCTTGCTCGACCTGTCCGAGCGACCGCGTCAGCTACGCGCTGTCGCGCGCCGGGTCATGGACAAACTCGAGGGCAGTGAGCCGCTCGCCGACAAGGCTCGGGACATCCTGGATGGCATCAAGTCGTTCGGGCGAGCGGCCACCGAGCTGATGCCGATGACCAGCCTGAACGCCAGCATCGGCCCTCACCGCCGCTACGACGTGGTGCGCCTGGAGCTGGCCGACGTGAAGGCGGTGCGCCGGCGCTTCGAGTGCACGGTGAACGACGTCGTCTTGTGCCTGGTCACGAGCGCCCTGAGAACACTCCTGATCTCTCGCCGGGAGAACGTCGAGGGCTTGGTCATGAAAGCCATGGTCCCGGTCAGCGTGCGCGATGCGTCGCAGGCTCGCACCTGGGGCAACAAAGTCAGCATGATGGCGGCGGAGCTGCCGGTCGGTGAGCCCGATCCGAGAGCTTGCATCGTGATCCTGCGAGATCGCATGGCCGATCTGAAGCGCTCCGGCCAGGCCGTTGGCGCGGATTTCTGGGTGCGCTTGGGCGAGTACGCCCCGCCGACCTTGCTCTCGCTCGCGGGGCGCGCCCTGGCGCTCCAGCGCATGGTGAACCTGGTCGTCACCAACGTGCCGGGCCCTCAGTTCCCGCTCTACCTGCGGGGCGCGCGCATGCTCGAGGCGTTTCCTTACGTGCCGGTGTTCGCGCAGAACCCGCTCAGTGTCGCCGTGCTCTCCTACGACGGCGCGCTCGGATTTGGACTCACTGGCGACTGGGATCGCCTGCCCGACCTCGCGGTATTTTCCGAGGGCATCCACCAGGCGCTCGCGGAGCTGATGAGCGACGCCCCCGACCTCGCGGCGTCTAGCTCGTCCCCGGCGCCGGAAAAGGCGGTCGGCGCAAAGCCGAAGAAGAAGCGAAGGCCCCTGAGCAAGAAGAAAGCCGCGGCGTCCGCCGCTCGCGAGCGCTGA
- the selA gene encoding L-seryl-tRNA(Sec) selenium transferase, with amino-acid sequence MPAGKLPKVDRVVDAPELTAVRQRLGKKAVTVLVRRELADARRLMLAGEAPMAFGAVVARVRVRAEARLRAGLQPVINATGVLLHTNLGRAPLPQASIARIVETAGVYSSLELDVETGVRTRRGVQVELGLSELVGADDVLLVNNNAAAVLLALSSLAAGREVIVSRGELVEIGGGFRIPEVLARSGARLVEVGTTNRTRVEDYANALTERTACLLRVHPSNFKITGFAERPSLAELARLGHERGVVVVKDLGGGLVSELPAAIAASDLAREPSVTSCLLAGADLVCFSLDKLFGGPQGGAIAGRGDLVGKLRDDPLARALRLDKLALAATEGVLDAYRRGATSEIPVHALLATPLEVLRLRVESWRAALSEQGIAIECVESEGAIGGGTLAEAPVASVALRLTHGNPDVLAERLRAGSPAVLGRVVEGALLLDARTVFPGQDAALTTALQLAIDETRAGLEPGGEP; translated from the coding sequence GTGCCAGCCGGAAAGCTGCCCAAGGTGGACCGGGTCGTCGACGCGCCGGAGCTCACGGCCGTGCGGCAGCGGCTCGGGAAAAAGGCCGTGACGGTGCTCGTGCGGCGTGAGCTCGCCGATGCGCGGCGCTTGATGCTCGCCGGGGAGGCGCCGATGGCTTTTGGCGCGGTCGTGGCACGGGTCCGCGTGCGCGCCGAGGCGCGCTTGCGAGCGGGCCTTCAGCCGGTGATCAACGCGACCGGTGTGCTCTTGCACACGAACCTCGGGCGAGCGCCGCTTCCCCAGGCCAGCATCGCGCGAATCGTCGAGACAGCCGGCGTTTACTCGAGTTTGGAGCTCGACGTGGAGACGGGCGTGCGCACCCGGCGCGGCGTTCAGGTCGAGCTGGGCCTCTCGGAGCTGGTCGGCGCCGACGACGTGCTCCTGGTGAACAACAACGCCGCCGCGGTGCTGCTCGCGCTGAGCTCGCTGGCCGCTGGACGCGAAGTGATCGTGTCGCGGGGTGAGCTCGTGGAAATCGGCGGTGGCTTTCGCATCCCCGAGGTGCTGGCGCGCTCCGGCGCGCGGCTGGTCGAGGTTGGAACCACGAACCGCACGCGAGTCGAAGACTACGCCAACGCACTGACCGAGCGCACCGCGTGCCTGCTGCGTGTGCACCCGAGCAACTTCAAGATCACCGGCTTTGCGGAGCGACCATCCCTCGCGGAGCTCGCGCGCCTTGGGCACGAACGCGGAGTCGTCGTGGTCAAAGATCTGGGCGGGGGACTCGTCTCGGAGCTGCCTGCCGCGATCGCCGCCTCGGATCTCGCAAGGGAGCCGAGTGTCACGAGCTGTTTGCTCGCGGGGGCCGACCTCGTTTGTTTCAGCTTGGACAAGCTGTTCGGCGGGCCGCAGGGGGGTGCCATTGCGGGGCGCGGGGACCTGGTTGGAAAGTTGCGCGACGATCCGCTGGCGCGCGCGCTGCGGCTCGACAAGCTAGCGCTGGCCGCCACCGAAGGCGTGCTGGATGCCTACCGGCGCGGAGCTACGTCCGAGATCCCGGTTCACGCGCTGCTCGCGACGCCGCTCGAAGTGCTGAGGTTGCGGGTCGAGAGCTGGCGTGCAGCGCTCTCCGAGCAAGGCATCGCCATCGAGTGCGTGGAGTCCGAAGGGGCGATCGGCGGGGGCACTCTGGCCGAGGCTCCGGTGGCTTCGGTCGCCCTCCGGCTGACACACGGCAACCCCGACGTCCTGGCAGAACGCCTTCGCGCTGGCAGTCCGGCAGTGCTGGGGCGTGTCGTCGAAGGTGCGCTGCTCCTGGACGCCCGCACGGTTTTCCCCGGGCAAGACGCCGCGCTGACAACGGCGCTCCAGCTTGCGATCGACGAAACACGCGCTGGGCTCGAACCCGGTGGGGAGCCGTAG
- a CDS encoding insulinase family protein yields the protein MRRSRAIAVCLGLLALTAPVAAEQKSAAPSAAPEIPFEKYQLANGLEVILHRDSTLPLVAVSVWYHVGPINEPAGRSGFAHLFEHLMFTGSKHVGQRFDQLLESAGATNVNGTTSWDRTNYFETVPREQLELCLWIESDRMGFFLDTLSSERLEVQRGVVKNERRQSYEDSPYGPSSLALLDTLFPTGHPYHGAVIGSMADLDAAKLSDAEAFFRAYYAPSNATLTLAGDFDPATVKLWLTRYFGGLAKKPKPSQKTNPTPALTKVTRVDVTENVELAKVSMGFITPPAYSPDSAALELTAAVLAGGKATRLYKTLVVEKKVASDVEAELDPNALAGVFSVSAVAASGKAPKLVETTIDEVLTLLASKGPTDAELERARRRVLLELSSSLQLLNGPGGESGRAGLLQRFNQYVGDPGYLKQYYRGLEAVTRADVARVAREHLALSRRVIVTTLPRPAPKPEAKQPAGAK from the coding sequence ATGCGACGAAGTCGTGCAATCGCCGTTTGCCTCGGCCTTCTGGCCCTCACCGCCCCGGTCGCCGCCGAGCAGAAGTCAGCCGCGCCGAGCGCAGCGCCGGAGATCCCGTTCGAGAAGTACCAGCTCGCCAACGGCCTCGAGGTAATCCTGCACCGAGACTCCACGCTGCCGCTCGTCGCCGTCAGTGTCTGGTACCACGTCGGGCCCATCAACGAACCCGCCGGGCGCTCCGGGTTCGCGCACCTGTTCGAGCACTTGATGTTCACCGGCTCCAAACACGTTGGGCAGCGCTTCGACCAGCTGCTCGAGAGCGCTGGAGCCACCAACGTCAACGGTACGACGAGCTGGGATCGCACGAACTACTTCGAGACGGTCCCGCGCGAGCAGCTCGAGCTCTGCCTCTGGATCGAGAGTGATCGCATGGGATTTTTTCTCGACACCCTCTCGAGCGAGCGGCTGGAGGTCCAGCGCGGGGTCGTGAAGAACGAGCGCCGGCAGTCTTATGAAGATTCCCCGTACGGGCCGAGCAGCCTCGCGCTGCTCGACACCCTCTTCCCGACCGGGCATCCGTACCACGGCGCGGTGATCGGCTCGATGGCGGATCTGGACGCGGCGAAGCTCAGCGATGCCGAGGCGTTCTTCCGAGCGTACTACGCACCGTCCAACGCCACCCTCACGCTCGCGGGCGATTTCGATCCCGCCACGGTCAAGCTGTGGCTCACCCGTTACTTCGGCGGCCTGGCCAAGAAGCCCAAACCCAGTCAGAAGACCAACCCGACACCGGCGCTCACGAAGGTGACGCGCGTCGACGTCACCGAGAATGTGGAGCTCGCAAAGGTGAGCATGGGCTTCATCACTCCTCCCGCCTATTCCCCTGACTCTGCGGCGCTCGAGCTGACGGCGGCGGTCCTCGCCGGGGGCAAGGCGACCCGCCTCTACAAGACCCTGGTGGTCGAGAAGAAGGTCGCCAGCGACGTGGAGGCGGAGCTGGATCCGAACGCCCTCGCCGGCGTTTTCTCGGTGAGCGCCGTCGCCGCTTCCGGGAAGGCACCGAAGCTCGTCGAGACGACCATCGACGAAGTGCTGACACTGCTCGCGTCCAAGGGCCCGACGGATGCGGAGCTCGAGCGGGCACGCAGGCGTGTGCTCCTCGAGCTGTCGTCTTCGCTCCAGCTCTTGAACGGTCCAGGCGGAGAGTCGGGACGAGCCGGGCTCTTGCAGCGCTTCAACCAGTACGTCGGGGATCCGGGTTACTTGAAGCAGTACTACCGAGGTCTGGAGGCCGTCACCCGCGCCGACGTCGCGCGCGTCGCGCGAGAGCACCTGGCCCTCTCTCGGCGGGTCATCGTGACCACTCTGCCAAGACCCGCACCAAAGCCCGAGGCCAAGCAGCCCGCGGGAGCGAAATGA
- a CDS encoding insulinase family protein: MKPSLLSWFGALALACATPPATPSAHPAPPAKAKPPAVADSWRSKVPTPGKPAELVYPTAESTTLPNGLSVLFVKRPARVTSLSVVIRHGASSVPPGKSGLAALTARMLTEGTKKRSASLLAEAAESLGSSLGHDAGRDYSTLGIDTLTADFERGLELLAEVVQQPAFAPRELTRVRTEWLDGLTAERQSPDRLASLAGLRVLLGDATGAPVGGSVPDVKKLTRQDLVAFHAAHYVPSASALVVVGDQDFEHLKSVAMKFFGAWQGKPPPAAAAPELPAAPQQTRVLIVNRPGAVQSAVFVAQPFPKRSEPGHEARRLLSSLLGGLFTSRINQNLREKNAYTYGARSDAIATRDWGALVVSTRVEAGVTAPALVELTRELAKARDPKLGAPITDDEVSRARADLVSSLGAHLVEVDRVASDLAVAFAEGLGPDYYAGFGRLLAARTTAEVATEARRLDETRLVVVIVGDRAEIGPALEKAGFSLSEAKPELTE, from the coding sequence ATGAAGCCGAGCTTGCTGTCTTGGTTCGGAGCACTGGCCCTCGCCTGCGCCACGCCCCCGGCAACGCCGTCCGCGCACCCTGCACCGCCAGCCAAAGCCAAACCGCCGGCGGTCGCCGACAGCTGGCGGTCCAAAGTTCCGACTCCCGGCAAACCCGCGGAGCTCGTGTACCCGACCGCGGAGAGCACCACGCTGCCCAACGGTCTGAGTGTGTTGTTCGTGAAGCGCCCGGCGCGCGTGACCTCCCTGTCGGTGGTGATCCGACACGGGGCAAGCTCGGTCCCGCCGGGCAAGAGTGGGCTCGCTGCCCTCACCGCTCGGATGCTCACCGAGGGTACGAAAAAACGCTCCGCGTCGCTCTTGGCGGAGGCGGCGGAGTCACTCGGTTCGAGCCTGGGTCACGACGCGGGTCGCGACTACTCTACGCTCGGCATCGACACCTTGACGGCAGACTTCGAGCGCGGGCTCGAGCTCCTGGCAGAGGTGGTCCAGCAGCCTGCCTTTGCTCCCAGAGAGCTCACTCGGGTGCGCACCGAGTGGCTCGACGGACTGACCGCCGAGCGCCAGTCCCCCGACCGACTCGCGTCCCTCGCGGGGCTTCGAGTGCTGCTTGGCGACGCCACCGGCGCCCCGGTCGGAGGCAGCGTGCCGGATGTGAAGAAGCTCACCCGGCAAGATCTCGTCGCGTTCCACGCCGCGCACTACGTGCCCAGCGCGAGCGCGCTGGTCGTCGTCGGCGATCAAGACTTCGAGCACCTGAAGAGTGTGGCCATGAAGTTCTTCGGCGCCTGGCAGGGCAAGCCGCCGCCCGCGGCCGCCGCGCCCGAGCTCCCCGCGGCGCCCCAGCAGACCCGCGTGTTGATCGTGAATCGTCCCGGAGCCGTCCAGAGCGCGGTGTTCGTCGCGCAGCCGTTTCCCAAACGCTCCGAACCTGGTCACGAAGCGCGACGGCTGCTGAGCTCGCTGCTGGGTGGGTTGTTCACCTCCCGCATCAACCAAAACTTGCGCGAGAAGAACGCTTACACCTACGGCGCCCGCTCCGACGCGATCGCGACCCGCGACTGGGGCGCGCTGGTGGTCTCCACCCGCGTCGAGGCCGGCGTTACCGCGCCCGCGCTCGTCGAGCTCACCCGCGAGCTGGCAAAGGCCCGGGACCCGAAGCTCGGGGCGCCGATCACGGACGACGAGGTCTCGCGCGCGCGGGCGGATCTCGTGAGCTCGCTCGGGGCGCATCTGGTCGAGGTCGACCGAGTAGCGTCGGATCTCGCGGTCGCGTTCGCGGAGGGGCTCGGCCCGGACTACTACGCCGGGTTCGGCCGCTTGCTCGCGGCGCGGACCACAGCCGAGGTCGCGACCGAGGCCAGGCGCCTGGACGAAACCCGACTCGTCGTGGTGATCGTCGGTGACCGCGCCGAGATCGGGCCGGCTCTCGAGAAGGCAGGGTTCTCCCTCTCCGAAGCCAAGCCCGAGCTCACCGAGTGA
- a CDS encoding PAS domain S-box protein, translating to MLVVDDDAVSRRVLTETLASAGIESEAVSSGKEALAWLESHAPALVLLDLVMPAPDGFEVLRLIRENPAIAETPVVVLTGLDSDEEIRAVFASGADDYVHKPFRAAELVARIRGQLRMREYVERLSRRERDSQTVLELTQALASTLNIRHILFTVVRRVAEVASVDRCSIVLVAENEGMGHVVATSDDEQLRDLTIELSKYPEIREVLRTGSTLVIRDARKHPLLEAVRQAEQGLGFTSLALVPISHEQRPMGVIFLRSRGVAAFADHEISLVHTVANATAIALRNARILKLLRDESMQSAFARVEAERRVRLFQRYADIFESAADGMVVSDRAGQVLFANPRAREILGYDETELMRLPFRELFAEDQTRADRLMDGFSQGEFPQSIDVRLGTKGGGSIIASVSFSSVLHEDDSVLFAFRDVTEERRTAIELKQTKEFLERVIESSVDGIVSADMSGRLLLFNRAASRIFGFAADAVVGKRSVVSLYPPGVAREIMAKIRDPNVGGPGRLEDCRVDMISATGELIPVTLSAALILENGKAVGSVGVFTDIRDRLRMEARLTRAQEELQAREKMSVVAELAGATAHELNQPLTSVIGYAELLRRGLGSSSPLVNATEVIISEAERMAEIVRKIGKITKYETKSYVGGAKILDLEKAVEDTDSERARR from the coding sequence ATCCTGGTGGTGGACGACGATGCGGTCAGTCGCCGAGTCCTGACGGAGACGCTCGCGTCCGCCGGCATCGAAAGTGAGGCCGTGAGCTCCGGAAAAGAAGCGCTTGCGTGGCTCGAGAGCCACGCGCCGGCGCTGGTCCTGCTCGATCTGGTCATGCCGGCACCGGACGGTTTCGAGGTGCTGAGGCTCATCCGTGAGAACCCGGCCATCGCAGAGACCCCAGTCGTGGTGCTGACCGGCCTGGACTCCGACGAAGAGATCCGCGCCGTTTTTGCCTCGGGCGCCGACGACTACGTCCACAAACCCTTCCGAGCCGCGGAGCTGGTGGCGCGAATCCGCGGCCAGCTGCGCATGCGCGAATACGTCGAACGCCTGAGCCGCCGGGAACGCGATTCGCAGACGGTGCTCGAGCTCACCCAGGCGCTCGCCTCGACGCTCAACATTCGCCACATCCTGTTCACGGTCGTGCGCCGGGTCGCGGAGGTCGCAAGCGTCGACCGCTGCAGCATCGTGCTGGTGGCTGAGAACGAGGGCATGGGTCACGTCGTCGCCACCAGTGACGACGAGCAACTCCGCGATCTGACCATCGAGCTGAGTAAGTATCCCGAGATCCGCGAGGTGTTGCGCACCGGCAGCACCCTCGTGATCCGTGACGCCCGCAAGCACCCACTCCTAGAAGCCGTCCGGCAAGCGGAGCAGGGCCTTGGCTTCACTTCGCTGGCGCTCGTGCCCATCTCCCACGAACAGCGCCCGATGGGTGTCATCTTCCTGCGCTCGCGCGGCGTCGCCGCCTTCGCGGACCATGAGATCTCCCTGGTGCACACCGTGGCCAACGCCACGGCCATCGCCTTGCGCAACGCACGCATCCTGAAGCTCTTACGTGACGAATCGATGCAGAGCGCGTTCGCTCGGGTCGAAGCGGAGCGCCGCGTGCGACTGTTCCAGCGCTACGCGGACATCTTCGAGAGCGCCGCGGACGGCATGGTGGTCTCCGATCGCGCCGGCCAGGTGCTGTTTGCCAACCCCCGCGCGCGGGAAATCCTCGGCTACGACGAGACCGAGCTGATGCGCCTGCCGTTCCGCGAGCTGTTCGCCGAAGACCAAACCCGGGCCGATCGCCTGATGGACGGCTTCAGCCAGGGTGAATTCCCTCAGAGCATCGACGTGCGCCTCGGAACCAAGGGCGGTGGCAGCATCATCGCGAGTGTCAGCTTCAGCTCCGTGCTGCACGAGGACGATTCGGTCCTGTTCGCTTTCCGCGATGTCACCGAAGAACGGCGCACCGCCATCGAGTTGAAACAGACCAAGGAGTTCCTCGAGCGGGTCATCGAGAGCTCGGTGGACGGCATAGTCAGCGCCGACATGAGCGGCCGACTGCTGTTGTTCAATCGCGCCGCTTCTCGAATCTTCGGCTTCGCAGCCGACGCGGTGGTGGGCAAGCGGAGCGTCGTGTCCTTGTATCCGCCGGGTGTGGCCCGGGAGATCATGGCAAAGATCCGCGACCCGAACGTCGGGGGCCCCGGGCGCCTGGAGGACTGCCGGGTCGACATGATCAGCGCAACCGGCGAGCTGATCCCGGTGACCCTGTCGGCGGCCTTGATCTTGGAGAACGGCAAGGCGGTCGGCTCGGTGGGTGTGTTCACCGACATCCGGGATCGGCTGAGGATGGAAGCGCGGCTGACCCGCGCTCAAGAGGAGCTGCAGGCGCGCGAGAAGATGTCGGTGGTCGCCGAGCTCGCGGGCGCCACGGCCCATGAGCTGAACCAGCCGCTGACCAGCGTGATCGGCTACGCCGAGCTGTTGCGGCGCGGCCTCGGCTCGAGCTCCCCTCTCGTCAACGCCACCGAGGTGATCATCTCCGAAGCCGAGCGCATGGCCGAGATCGTGCGGAAGATCGGCAAGATCACCAAGTACGAGACCAAGAGCTACGTGGGCGGCGCAAAGATCCTCGACCTCGAGAAGGCAGTCGAGGACACCGATTCGGAGCGAGCGCGGCGATGA
- a CDS encoding GHKL domain-containing protein, producing MTRSDEDRLTERPAAVVSDLRELAPTPSGVQRPIDNAVLERLFDLAVALPVEEGSHAVVRVYLDRLSELLPTIALGVCLVDPSAGGRLVDLRLPEGVDAGTEHDPSRLFPALLREQIVRLGESLTGSTFHLGSDEASGIPEAARGILTRAVPLLEQALVRARSVDRTQTAGSAIDKLQAQLIQNEKLASLGQIVAGVVHELNNPLTSIVAYADFLKRRLETRGETDDVERAQRIAEAAHRILRFSRDLVAYARPSGDTASAVLLPHVIDKALVFCEHELEKSGVRVERRWHVEGPLVMGISGQLTQIFVNLFTNAAHAMSDGGGTLTITTSVGLSADRVSITVDDDGAGIDPEHVDQVFEPFFTTKTEGRGTGLGLSIVRDIVNAHGGSVRVTSILGQGTAFLLELPAAVRRASTRPPGL from the coding sequence ATGACCAGGTCGGACGAAGATCGCCTGACGGAGCGCCCCGCCGCGGTGGTCTCGGATCTGCGGGAGCTCGCCCCGACTCCCTCCGGGGTCCAGCGCCCAATCGACAACGCCGTGCTCGAGCGCCTGTTCGACCTCGCCGTGGCTCTGCCCGTCGAAGAGGGTTCCCATGCGGTCGTCCGGGTGTATCTCGATCGACTCTCGGAGCTCTTGCCAACCATCGCGCTCGGGGTCTGCCTGGTCGATCCCAGCGCCGGCGGGCGGCTGGTCGACCTGCGGCTGCCGGAAGGGGTCGACGCTGGCACCGAGCACGACCCCAGCCGTTTGTTCCCCGCGCTGCTCCGTGAGCAGATCGTGCGCCTCGGCGAATCGCTGACTGGCTCGACCTTCCATCTGGGCTCGGACGAAGCATCAGGCATCCCCGAGGCCGCGCGAGGGATCCTCACCCGGGCCGTCCCGCTGCTCGAGCAGGCCCTGGTCCGCGCACGCAGCGTCGACCGCACCCAGACCGCGGGCAGCGCGATCGACAAGCTTCAGGCACAGCTCATCCAGAACGAGAAGCTCGCCTCACTCGGTCAGATCGTGGCGGGTGTCGTGCACGAGCTGAACAACCCCCTCACCTCCATCGTCGCCTACGCCGACTTCCTCAAGCGCAGGCTGGAGACCCGGGGTGAGACCGACGACGTCGAGCGGGCCCAGCGCATTGCCGAGGCTGCTCACCGCATCCTGCGCTTCTCGCGCGATCTCGTGGCCTACGCGCGACCTTCCGGCGACACAGCCAGCGCTGTCCTCCTGCCTCACGTGATCGACAAGGCGCTCGTGTTCTGTGAACACGAGCTCGAAAAATCGGGCGTGCGGGTCGAGCGTCGCTGGCACGTGGAGGGCCCCTTGGTCATGGGGATCAGCGGGCAGCTCACCCAGATCTTCGTCAATCTGTTCACAAATGCCGCCCACGCAATGAGTGATGGCGGAGGCACGCTGACCATCACGACGTCGGTCGGGCTGAGCGCCGACAGAGTCTCGATCACCGTCGACGACGACGGAGCTGGCATCGACCCCGAGCACGTCGATCAGGTCTTCGAGCCGTTCTTCACGACCAAGACCGAAGGACGAGGCACCGGGCTCGGGCTGTCCATCGTGAGGGACATCGTCAACGCGCACGGGGGCAGCGTGCGCGTGACGAGCATCCTCGGCCAAGGCACCGCATTCTTGCTGGAGCTTCCCGCCGCCGTCCGCCGCGCATCGACGCGTCCACCGGGCCTGTGA
- a CDS encoding sigma-70 family RNA polymerase sigma factor, which translates to MAEGTRPQSVAGPTRDVSPTSGPRSATVKGNGAERSTASVLPKGDDPAVRVGVNSTARAASNRLVRQAEAEEDRALIERARAGDKQAFRKLVDRHQRRAFAIALALVRDENDAREVVQEAFLRVFRGIDSFQGGSSFFTWLYRIVTNLAIDLMRKPSRREQELDETREIKDELDIPLLARIDGADPADVVRRGEIRARIQTALDALPPYHRGVIVMREVEGMSYEEMAQAMGVSKGTIMSRLFHARQKLQRALVDCYEEQIGAHPRVVEDA; encoded by the coding sequence ATGGCTGAAGGCACCAGGCCCCAATCCGTGGCTGGCCCGACTCGGGACGTAAGCCCCACGTCGGGGCCGCGTTCAGCCACGGTGAAGGGCAACGGTGCCGAGCGCTCGACCGCAAGCGTGCTCCCCAAGGGGGATGATCCTGCTGTCAGGGTTGGCGTGAATAGCACTGCGCGCGCGGCGTCCAACCGTTTGGTTAGACAGGCAGAAGCCGAGGAAGACCGTGCCCTCATCGAGCGCGCCCGAGCGGGTGACAAACAAGCCTTTCGAAAGCTGGTGGACCGCCACCAACGTCGGGCTTTTGCCATCGCCCTCGCCTTGGTGCGCGACGAAAACGACGCTCGCGAGGTGGTCCAGGAGGCCTTCCTGCGGGTCTTTCGCGGAATCGACTCGTTTCAGGGTGGGTCGAGCTTCTTCACCTGGCTCTATCGAATCGTCACGAATCTCGCCATCGACCTCATGCGCAAGCCTTCGCGACGCGAACAGGAGCTGGACGAGACTCGCGAAATCAAGGACGAGCTGGACATCCCGCTGCTCGCGCGCATCGACGGCGCCGATCCGGCGGACGTCGTGCGCCGCGGAGAAATCCGCGCGCGCATCCAGACCGCGCTCGACGCACTCCCTCCCTACCATCGTGGCGTCATCGTCATGCGTGAGGTCGAGGGCATGAGCTATGAAGAGATGGCGCAGGCCATGGGCGTGTCCAAGGGCACCATCATGAGTCGTTTGTTTCACGCGCGGCAGAAGCTCCAGCGGGCGCTCGTCGACTGTTACGAAGAGCAGATCGGCGCGCATCCGCGCGTCGTGGAGGATGCATGA